The genomic segment GGTCGGCTGGCAGATTGATGATGATCTGACGGACCAGCTCCGGGGCACCGGTGGACGCACCGATCGCAACAAGCCTGATGCCGTCGATGGGCAACGCCGCCGCGAGGTCGCTCTTGGTTCTGTTAGCAGGAGCCGTCGTCATGCCAAACCTCTCTAAAGGGCTATCGGTCCATCGAGCCAGGCGATTCAGGGACTGCTGGCCAGTCCTACACTGTCCTCATGCCCCCCACCCCCCCCACTCACCCCCCCGCTCGCGTCGATGCAGACGCTCATCGCGAGATGCCGGTGGCACGGCTTGGGGGAGCTCTGACGGTGCTGCACTCGGCACGACCCCACGAGCGCTGGGCCCAGCGGACCATCGTCGGGCGTGCGGTCGAAGCCTGGCGTCTATGGATCGACCCCTCAGGAAAATGGGCAGGAGAACGGCTCGACGAGAGCGGCTCCATCGTAAGTACGCAGCGGTTCGCCGAGCCGTTCGAGGTCCTGGCGAAGCTTTCAGAATCCCGGTCCGTTTGGGCCGGTTATGTCGGTTATGAGGCCGGTCGATCCTTGGAGGGCGATCTGGATGCAGGGAGAGACACCCTGGGCTGGCCGGTGCTCCAGGTCCAACGGCTGGAAGATGTCGAGGAGTTCGACGCTGGGCCTCTGCCCGCAAAAATTCTGGGTGCGCAAGGCGACTGGCGAGCCGGTGAAATGCGCACATCCATGGATGAAGCCGCTTACAGCATGCGCGTGCGCACAATCATCGAGGCGATTCGGCGTGGCGACCTGTTCCAAACCAACCTTACCTATCACTTGGACGCCGAGTTTGAGGGCTGTGCGCGCGCTTTTTATGCCGATCTGGTCAAGCAATCACCCGCCTGGTTTGGCGGGCTGGTCGAGCTGCTCGGACCCGAGGACGAGCCCAAGCGTGTCCTGACATCCATCTCTCCCGAGCTTTTTCTCGAGTTTCAAGGCCCAAACGTCACCACCCGACCCATCAAGGGCACCGCATCCGCATCCAATGAAAAGTCGCTCCTCACCTCCGAAAAGGACGCCGCGGAGCTGAACATGATCGTCGATGTGCTCCGAAACGACCTCGGCCGGAGTGCGCACATCGGCTCCGTGCGCGTCGAGCAGAACCGCCACACCGAATCCCACCCCACCATCTCCCATGCCGTCGCCACAGTCACCGCAGCACTCCGCAAAAACGTGTCCTGGGTCGAAGCGATGCGGCTCGCGTCCCCAGGCGGGTCGATCACCGGCGCACCCAAGATTCAGGCCATGAAACTCATCGATCACCTCGAACCGGACTGGCGCGGGCCCTACTGCGGGTCCATCGGCTACGTCTCAGGCGACCGAGCCTGCTGGAACATCGCCATCCGCACCGCCGCCATCACCCAGGACCGGCGAACCAGACGCGGCACCCTCCGCTACGGCGTCGGCGGCGGGATCGTGGCCGATTCCGATCCCGCCGCAGAGTGGCAGGAGACGCTGCTGAAAGCCGAGGCTCTCAAGGCGACGCTCAGGGCCGCCAAAGCCTCGCAGCCGCAGGAGGTTGCCCATCGTGGATAACGATCCGCTCGATCCCAGGGACAAACCGGAGTTCTGGTTCCCCAAGAAGAAAAACGGCTACGGCTGGGGGCTGCCGGTGCGCCGGGAGGGGTGGTGGGCGCTGGGCGCCTTTCTGGTGCTGGACGGATTGCTGCTGACGACCCTGCTCTGGCTGCCGCCTGTGCCTGCGGTGGCCCTCATCCTTACAGGGTCCGCGATCCTGTCGGCGGCCTTGATCACCGTGTGCGCCATCAAGGGCGAGCGTTAGGTGCGGGGCTAGGGAGCAGGGGTTAGCATTCCCGGCGTTCTGTCGTGGATCTGACTCGTTGAATCTGAAAGGGATGCCCGGATGAGTGACCCCGCCCCGCGGCTGTCGGCCGGACTGCACGCACGCCTGTCGCTGATGATGTTCCTCCAGTACGCCATCTGGGGGGCCTGGTTGCCCCTGCTCTGGCCGTTTCTCACCGGGAGTCGCGGGTTTGATGCCCAGCAGGTGAGCAACATCTTCGCCGTCGGGGCCGTGGGCGCGATCGTCGCGCCGTTTATCGCTGGCCAGATCGCAGACCGGTACATCCCGACCCAGGTCTTCCTGGGGGTGAGCCATCTGCTGGGTGCCGCGCTGGTGTGGCAACTGGCCTGGCTCGAGAGTTACGGGTCGTTCCTCTTGTTTTCGCTGGTTTATTCGCTGATCTACGCCCCGACGCTGTCATTGACCAACTCGCTGGCGTTCCACCATCTACCGGACCGTGATCGTGATTTCGGAAAGGTCCGTCTGTGGGGGACAGTCGGCTGGATCGTGGTGGGGATCACGCTGGGACAATGGTTGCTGCGCGTGCACACGCCAGCGGACGGGAGTGCGGCAGAGGTGCTGGCGGCACAGCAAGCGGGCATGGCGGACGCCTTTCGATTGAGCGCGGTGCTGGGCGGATTGCTGGGCGTGTATTGCCTGCTGGGTTTGCCCGCGACCCCGCCCAGCCGGGAGAGCCACACCGCGGCCCCGCTGCGGGCGGTCAAGGCGACGCTACGGCAGCCGTTGCTGATGCTGTTCCTGATCTCGGTGCCGGTGAGCTGCATCCACCAGTTCTATTTTGTGCACGCGTCAGGCTTCCTGGCGCAGAAGCAGGTGGAACTGGGCGGGAGCCGGATCGCGGAGGCGATCAACGCGGTCTTCGGCGTCGGCGGGGCAGGGCTGATGACACTCGGGCAGGTCGCCGAGGTCATCGTGATCGGCCTGATCGCCGCCTACGGGCGTGGGGTGGCGCGCAAGTGGCTGCTGATGGCGGGGCTCGCGGCCTATGCGGTCCGGATGGCGGTGTTTGCGTACATCGATCTGTTCCCGGAGGGGGCGCAGCTGCCGGTGCTGATGGCGACCATCCCACTACACGGCGTGTGCTTCGGCTGCTTCATTTTCGTCGCATTCATGGTCGTCGATGAGGAGGCCCCGCACGATGTCCGGGCGTCGGCCCAGAGCCTGTTCAACCTGGTGTTCGTCGGCCTGGGCATCATCGTCGGCTCGCTGATCGCGGGGCGGGTGGCGATCTGGGCGACCACGGATGGCGTCATCAGTTACGGGCGGCTGTTCTGGGTGCCCATGTGGGCGTCGCTCGTATGCCTAGCGCTGATGGGCGTGGGGTATCCCCGGAAGAAAATCGATCCCTGAGATTTTTCTTGCCCACCCTTGCCAGCCGGCCGTGGGGGCTTAGGATAGCTAGGTGATTTGCTTCAACCCGGCTGGCGGGCATCGTGACCGCTTGCCACAGAATGTCAGACCAGAAAAGGAGCTTGAGAATGCGTGGAGTAAAGACCTGGGCGATGAGCCTGATGGTGGTTGGCCTGGCTGGCTACGCGCAGGGAGCGCTGCTGCCCCTGGATTTCATCGGGAAGGCGGGTGAGGGGCTGCTGCCCGGCAACGAGCCGGGGTCGGTCGTCTCCTCTGCGGTGGGCGCGGAGATCGGCGAAAGCCTGACCTACGACACGGATACGAACATCCTGACGTTTGATTTTGAGTTCAGCGGCCTGACCGGTGGCCTGCGCGATGCCGCGAAGGGCATCCACTTCCATATTGCCAGCCCCGGGGATGACCCCCTGAACCAGAATGGCGGGATCGCGCTGTTCCTCAACACGGGAACCGACGCGAATGTGACGCTGAGCACGCCTCTGGTGGCCATCGGTGC from the Phycisphaeraceae bacterium genome contains:
- a CDS encoding anthranilate synthase component I family protein gives rise to the protein MPPTPPTHPPARVDADAHREMPVARLGGALTVLHSARPHERWAQRTIVGRAVEAWRLWIDPSGKWAGERLDESGSIVSTQRFAEPFEVLAKLSESRSVWAGYVGYEAGRSLEGDLDAGRDTLGWPVLQVQRLEDVEEFDAGPLPAKILGAQGDWRAGEMRTSMDEAAYSMRVRTIIEAIRRGDLFQTNLTYHLDAEFEGCARAFYADLVKQSPAWFGGLVELLGPEDEPKRVLTSISPELFLEFQGPNVTTRPIKGTASASNEKSLLTSEKDAAELNMIVDVLRNDLGRSAHIGSVRVEQNRHTESHPTISHAVATVTAALRKNVSWVEAMRLASPGGSITGAPKIQAMKLIDHLEPDWRGPYCGSIGYVSGDRACWNIAIRTAAITQDRRTRRGTLRYGVGGGIVADSDPAAEWQETLLKAEALKATLRAAKASQPQEVAHRG
- a CDS encoding CHRD domain-containing protein, whose amino-acid sequence is MRGVKTWAMSLMVVGLAGYAQGALLPLDFIGKAGEGLLPGNEPGSVVSSAVGAEIGESLTYDTDTNILTFDFEFSGLTGGLRDAAKGIHFHIASPGDDPLNQNGGIALFLNTGTDANVTLSTPLVAIGATGGRVTGTASLTEPEEADLLASKFYLNIHSGQFAGGELRGNLVVVPEPTSAALATLAGLGVLARRRGR
- a CDS encoding MFS transporter, whose amino-acid sequence is MSDPAPRLSAGLHARLSLMMFLQYAIWGAWLPLLWPFLTGSRGFDAQQVSNIFAVGAVGAIVAPFIAGQIADRYIPTQVFLGVSHLLGAALVWQLAWLESYGSFLLFSLVYSLIYAPTLSLTNSLAFHHLPDRDRDFGKVRLWGTVGWIVVGITLGQWLLRVHTPADGSAAEVLAAQQAGMADAFRLSAVLGGLLGVYCLLGLPATPPSRESHTAAPLRAVKATLRQPLLMLFLISVPVSCIHQFYFVHASGFLAQKQVELGGSRIAEAINAVFGVGGAGLMTLGQVAEVIVIGLIAAYGRGVARKWLLMAGLAAYAVRMAVFAYIDLFPEGAQLPVLMATIPLHGVCFGCFIFVAFMVVDEEAPHDVRASAQSLFNLVFVGLGIIVGSLIAGRVAIWATTDGVISYGRLFWVPMWASLVCLALMGVGYPRKKIDP